A region of Rhodamnia argentea isolate NSW1041297 chromosome 9, ASM2092103v1, whole genome shotgun sequence DNA encodes the following proteins:
- the LOC115752924 gene encoding protein LIGHT-DEPENDENT SHORT HYPOCOTYLS 10-like yields MSSTEIQRNIAEGSSRSAIDQLQPPPPPPPLSRYESQKRRDWNTFGQYLRNQKPPVALSQCSCNHVLDFLRYLDQFGKTKVHLHGCVFFGQRDPPAPCTCPLRQAWGSLDALIGRLRAAYEENGGAPESNPFGNGAIRVYLREVKECQAKARGIPYKKKKKRKNQIKMSDEAKQSKLS; encoded by the coding sequence ATGTCGTCGACCGAAATCCAGCGGAACATAGCCGAAGGGTCGTCTCGATCGGCCATCGACCAGctgcagccgccgccgccgccgccaccgctgAGCCGCTATGAGTCCCAGAAGCGGCGGGACTGGAACACCTTCGGGCAGTACCTGCGGAACCAGAAGCCCCCCGTCGCACTCTCCCAGTGCAGCTGCAACCACGTGCTCGACTTCCTCCGCTACCTCGACCAGTTCGGGAAGACCAAGGTCCACCTGCACGGGTGCGTCTTCTTCGGGCAGCGCGACCCGCCCGCCCCCTGCACCTGCCCGCTGCGGCAGGCGTGGGGCAGCCTCGACGCGCTGATCGGCAGGCTGCGGGCGGCCTACGAAGAGAACGGCGGGGCCCCGGAGAGCAACCCGTTCGGGAACGGGGCCATCCGCGTGTACCTGAGGGAAGTGAAGGAGTGCCAGGCCAAGGCCAGAGGGATTCcatacaagaagaagaagaaaaggaagaatcaGATCAAGATGAGCGACGAAGCCAAGCAATCCAAGCTTTCCTAG